The following are from one region of the Haloactinomyces albus genome:
- a CDS encoding Rv3654c family TadE-like protein — translation MSGQRAGDGSMCTDRDGGAATVFAAIVSMGLLTVLWLGLQLGAAVITRHRAEGAADLAALAAAAHAVGGTEFACARARWVAEGMRTTMVSCRLADRDARVRVRIEVPGLLSGFDPVSARARAGPVRQ, via the coding sequence ATGAGCGGTCAGCGGGCGGGCGACGGCAGCATGTGCACCGATCGGGACGGGGGTGCGGCGACCGTCTTCGCCGCGATCGTGTCGATGGGGTTGTTGACGGTGCTCTGGTTGGGGCTCCAACTGGGAGCTGCGGTGATCACCCGGCACCGTGCGGAGGGAGCAGCGGATCTGGCGGCGCTGGCTGCGGCGGCACACGCGGTCGGAGGCACCGAGTTCGCCTGTGCGAGGGCGCGATGGGTGGCCGAGGGGATGCGCACGACGATGGTGTCGTGCCGGTTGGCCGACCGGGATGCACGCGTGCGGGTCCGTATCGAGGTGCCCGGCCTGTTGTCCGGCTTCGATCCGGTCAGTGCTCGGGCGCGAGCGGGACCGGTTCGGCAGTGA
- the ssd gene encoding septum site-determining protein Ssd: MSTKFLLLVTTEDDLAEEVCRLAAVAGCELRRINDPDDAGEQWRWAPLVLLDEAALTACSAKGLPRRPGVVVIGTKPPPGFWRAAFEAGAEQAIELPDDETRLVDLLSETRETPAPRSGRVLAVTGGCGGAGASVLATATALTVARRGDRCMLLDCDPLGGGLDLAVGAETTAGLRWSGLTVSGGRVAASALHEALPERTIGSGALTLLSCDREGAGTGMTPPSVRAVLDAGRRAGETVVCDLPRFHEEATSVVLQQADLTIVVVPAEVRACAAAARLVAGIRDRAGPIQAVVRGPAPGGLKVADVARAVGIDVLTAMRPQAGLPAVMDRAGLCSGRAAVRGPLARTAHELLAALDSADADTAIPEASSAPVGAP, encoded by the coding sequence ATGTCTACGAAGTTTCTGTTGCTCGTCACCACCGAGGACGATTTGGCGGAGGAGGTGTGCCGCCTTGCCGCCGTGGCCGGTTGCGAACTCCGTCGCATCAACGATCCGGACGATGCCGGTGAGCAGTGGCGCTGGGCTCCGCTGGTGCTGCTCGACGAAGCCGCGTTGACGGCGTGTTCTGCGAAGGGATTGCCGCGAAGGCCCGGTGTGGTGGTGATCGGCACCAAGCCCCCACCCGGCTTCTGGCGTGCGGCCTTCGAGGCGGGAGCCGAGCAGGCGATCGAGCTCCCCGACGACGAGACTCGGTTGGTCGATCTGCTCTCCGAGACACGGGAAACCCCGGCACCCCGATCGGGTCGCGTGCTCGCCGTGACCGGTGGCTGCGGTGGAGCGGGTGCCTCCGTACTCGCCACTGCCACGGCGCTGACCGTTGCTCGGCGAGGGGACCGGTGCATGTTGCTGGACTGCGACCCGCTGGGTGGCGGACTGGATCTCGCGGTCGGTGCCGAAACCACCGCGGGGCTGCGCTGGTCGGGGCTGACCGTCAGCGGCGGCAGGGTTGCGGCGAGTGCTCTGCACGAAGCCCTGCCCGAGCGCACGATCGGCTCGGGGGCGCTGACCCTGCTGTCCTGTGATCGCGAGGGAGCCGGGACGGGGATGACTCCTCCATCGGTACGGGCGGTGCTCGACGCAGGCAGGCGAGCCGGGGAAACGGTCGTTTGTGACCTGCCGAGATTCCACGAGGAGGCCACCAGCGTCGTTCTCCAGCAAGCGGACCTGACCATCGTGGTCGTCCCCGCCGAAGTTCGAGCCTGTGCGGCGGCGGCTCGGCTCGTGGCCGGAATCCGCGATCGCGCCGGACCGATCCAAGCGGTCGTGCGGGGGCCGGCGCCCGGTGGGCTCAAAGTGGCCGATGTGGCGCGTGCCGTCGGTATCGACGTCCTCACCGCGATGCGTCCGCAGGCAGGACTGCCTGCGGTCATGGACCGTGCCGGGTTGTGCTCCGGACGGGCGGCAGTGCGTGGTCCGCTGGCCCGCACGGCGCACGAGCTGCTGGCGGCACTGGACAGCGCGGATGCCGACACCGCGATTCCGGAGGCGAGTTCCGCGCCGGTCGGTGCGCCATGA
- a CDS encoding TadE family type IV pilus minor pilin has translation MTVEAALGVCSIVAAFALALAGMSVLIGQLRCTDAAIEAARLVARGERDRAREVARRIAPDGARVHVTVRGDEITTRVTVRPAGGLLPEQWLTGRAFAVMEPGRATAPASSAEPAVPPEGHNARAVPR, from the coding sequence GTGACCGTCGAGGCGGCCCTGGGTGTCTGCTCGATCGTGGCCGCGTTCGCGCTGGCTCTGGCCGGAATGAGCGTGCTGATCGGACAGCTGCGATGTACGGATGCCGCGATCGAAGCTGCTCGGCTCGTTGCCCGGGGTGAGCGGGACAGGGCTAGGGAGGTGGCGCGCCGGATCGCACCCGATGGTGCGCGGGTGCACGTGACAGTGCGGGGTGATGAGATCACCACCAGAGTCACCGTACGACCTGCCGGAGGCCTGTTACCCGAGCAATGGCTGACCGGGCGCGCCTTCGCCGTCATGGAACCGGGCCGGGCGACGGCCCCGGCTTCCTCCGCGGAGCCCGCGGTACCTCCCGAGGGGCACAACGCACGGGCGGTACCGCGATGA
- a CDS encoding TadA family conjugal transfer-associated ATPase, translating into MSTDLVERVRSRLISSGTAVTSAAVATAVREEAGGLVGDADVLTALRMLQQEFLGAGVLEPLLRDPGVTDVLVTGPEEVWVDHGDGLRHAQVTFTDEDAVRRLAQRLALTAGRRLDDAHPWVDAWLPQIGASGAVRLHAILSPVAAGGTCISLRVLRPAVHDLHTLERVGTFDAPTAAVLRSIITARLAFLITGGTGAGKTTLLAGMLGETAPSERIVCVEEAGELHPEHPHVVRLVTRPPNIEGAGEIRIQDLVRQALRMRPDRLVVGEVRGSEVCELLAALNTGHDGGSGTVHANSPSEVPARMEALAALGGLGRAALHSQLAAAIQVVLHVRRSAVRSRHLAGIGVLRRDGDRVRVLPAWDDDAGWGPGAEQLAELLGAEGGVVPC; encoded by the coding sequence ATGAGCACGGATCTCGTCGAGCGGGTGCGGTCCCGACTGATCTCCAGTGGTACTGCGGTGACCTCGGCCGCGGTTGCCACCGCCGTCCGCGAGGAAGCCGGCGGACTGGTCGGTGATGCCGATGTTCTGACGGCCCTTCGGATGCTGCAGCAGGAGTTCCTCGGAGCAGGGGTTCTCGAGCCCCTGCTGCGTGATCCCGGGGTGACCGACGTGCTGGTGACCGGCCCCGAGGAGGTGTGGGTGGACCACGGTGACGGCCTGCGGCACGCACAGGTCACGTTCACCGATGAGGATGCCGTGCGCAGGCTCGCTCAGCGCCTCGCGCTTACCGCCGGACGCCGCCTCGATGATGCGCACCCGTGGGTGGACGCATGGCTGCCGCAAATCGGTGCCTCCGGTGCGGTGCGGTTGCACGCCATCCTTTCCCCGGTGGCAGCCGGCGGGACCTGCATCTCGCTTCGAGTCCTGCGGCCTGCGGTGCACGACCTGCACACACTCGAACGGGTGGGCACCTTCGACGCGCCCACGGCAGCGGTGTTGCGCTCGATCATCACGGCCAGGCTGGCGTTTTTGATCACCGGCGGAACGGGCGCGGGAAAGACGACGCTGCTCGCAGGCATGCTGGGCGAAACGGCACCGTCCGAGCGGATCGTGTGCGTGGAGGAGGCAGGCGAGCTGCATCCCGAGCATCCGCACGTGGTCCGGCTGGTCACTCGACCTCCGAATATCGAGGGTGCCGGCGAGATCCGGATCCAGGACCTGGTCCGGCAAGCACTGCGGATGCGTCCGGACCGGCTCGTCGTCGGTGAGGTTCGCGGCTCCGAGGTGTGTGAATTGCTGGCCGCGCTCAATACCGGACACGACGGGGGAAGTGGCACCGTGCACGCGAACTCGCCGTCGGAGGTTCCGGCACGGATGGAGGCACTCGCCGCGCTCGGTGGGCTCGGGCGGGCAGCACTGCACAGCCAGTTGGCGGCTGCCATCCAAGTGGTGCTGCACGTTCGTCGCAGTGCGGTCCGCAGTCGGCATCTCGCGGGGATCGGTGTTCTGCGGCGCGATGGTGACCGGGTTCGTGTACTGCCCGCCTGGGATGACGACGCCGGTTGGGGACCGGGGGCCGAGCAACTCGCCGAGCTGCTCGGCGCCGAAGGGGGTGTCGTGCCGTGCTGA
- a CDS encoding bifunctional DNA primase/polymerase: MDWSEKGWRSAFRIELRAQAIGLASRGWPVLPGTFPTDSGWAGRSGFETDGPVPVHNDWQERLGTNPDQVASWWSGRPYSLLVATGSVVEAVEVDAGLGRSAATALRAVGMPVPIVATPAGRWYFLARGEPRLCAELAAHPEVHLHGPGSWIPLPPTPFHQGVVHWRVQPQVCGWQLPEFDLVQDALYAGLHERPDVAALVATR, encoded by the coding sequence ATGGATTGGTCGGAGAAGGGTTGGCGCAGCGCCTTCCGGATCGAGTTGCGGGCGCAGGCCATCGGCCTCGCGTCACGGGGCTGGCCGGTGCTGCCCGGAACCTTTCCGACGGACTCCGGGTGGGCCGGTCGCAGCGGCTTCGAGACGGATGGCCCCGTGCCCGTGCACAATGATTGGCAGGAGCGACTCGGTACCAACCCCGACCAGGTGGCCTCGTGGTGGTCGGGCAGGCCGTACAGCCTGCTGGTCGCCACGGGGTCGGTGGTCGAAGCCGTCGAGGTCGATGCCGGACTCGGTCGCAGTGCGGCGACGGCCCTGCGTGCGGTGGGGATGCCGGTCCCCATCGTGGCGACTCCGGCCGGACGGTGGTATTTCCTGGCACGCGGTGAGCCACGGCTCTGTGCGGAACTCGCCGCCCATCCGGAAGTCCACCTGCACGGCCCGGGGAGCTGGATACCGCTGCCTCCGACTCCGTTCCACCAGGGAGTCGTGCATTGGAGAGTCCAACCGCAGGTGTGCGGCTGGCAGCTTCCCGAGTTCGACCTGGTGCAGGATGCGCTCTACGCCGGTCTGCACGAACGTCCGGATGTGGCCGCCCTCGTCGCAACCAGGTGA
- a CDS encoding DUF4244 domain-containing protein: MEIRKSVPETLLRPAPLKSRPSGRRLSKLRALLHGDDGMSTAEYAIGTLAAAAFAALLYTVLTGDAVTEALTSLIQRALESGLR, from the coding sequence ATGGAGATACGGAAGAGTGTCCCGGAAACCCTGTTGCGACCTGCTCCGTTGAAATCGAGGCCGTCCGGTCGGAGGCTGAGCAAGCTGCGGGCGCTGCTGCACGGTGATGACGGGATGAGCACTGCGGAGTACGCCATCGGCACGCTTGCGGCGGCGGCCTTCGCCGCACTGCTCTACACGGTGCTGACCGGTGATGCGGTAACGGAGGCGCTCACCTCGTTGATCCAGCGGGCTCTCGAGAGTGGTCTCCGGTGA
- a CDS encoding type II secretion system F family protein — MGKRPLVTSAAVAIPIAGVLTCLVGWPVAVVVTPATGWLCHRLLKRRAHGSTDPLRLASGWDLLAAGLRAGLPIPATVRAVAAEFTGGAEAALLEVAECLALGADPVSAWERAMRHPDTVELARSARRAARTGSGLAGVAEGIAAQARASMDEHAQARAQRAAVWVSAPLGLCFLPAFLCLGVAPVVVGMLDRLM, encoded by the coding sequence GTGGGGAAGCGGCCCCTGGTGACCTCGGCTGCTGTGGCGATTCCGATTGCGGGTGTACTCACCTGCCTCGTCGGGTGGCCGGTGGCCGTGGTGGTCACCCCGGCCACCGGATGGCTGTGCCATCGCTTGCTGAAGCGACGTGCTCACGGCAGCACCGATCCACTGAGATTGGCATCGGGATGGGATCTGTTGGCTGCCGGGCTTCGTGCGGGTCTGCCGATTCCCGCCACGGTGCGTGCCGTGGCGGCCGAGTTCACCGGCGGTGCCGAAGCGGCATTGCTGGAGGTGGCTGAGTGCCTCGCTCTGGGGGCGGATCCGGTGTCGGCCTGGGAGCGCGCGATGCGACACCCGGACACGGTCGAACTCGCCCGGTCGGCCCGGCGGGCAGCGCGCACGGGAAGCGGGCTGGCCGGAGTCGCGGAAGGTATCGCCGCGCAGGCGCGGGCGTCGATGGACGAGCACGCGCAGGCGCGCGCCCAGCGGGCAGCCGTGTGGGTTTCCGCCCCGCTCGGTCTGTGCTTCCTTCCGGCATTCCTGTGTCTCGGGGTGGCTCCCGTGGTGGTGGGAATGCTCGATCGACTGATGTAG
- a CDS encoding type II secretion system F family protein has translation MLTPQSLFGASESLIVLAASLLCWPNLRAANRLPGREEPGRREHRSTRWPRGRDKAEIASVPVAAVAGVLVAGVGGLCAGTALAVLARRYRRSRSDFRRRLSRCTELATGVRLLVAELRAGAHPAVAAEGAAADSAFRVAGIFGDMAAAARLGGDVASTLSGSHEVTAELREPVGRLARCWMLAERHGVALADLLDAVRRDLEHRAAFMRDVEAKMAGPRATALVLAGLPVLGIVLGEMAGAGPVAVLTGGPVGQGLLMAGTALLCTGVLWTVRLTESVVQS, from the coding sequence GTGCTGACACCGCAGTCCCTCTTCGGGGCCTCGGAGTCGCTGATCGTGCTCGCGGCCTCGTTGCTGTGCTGGCCGAACCTTCGCGCTGCCAACCGCCTGCCGGGCAGGGAAGAACCGGGCAGGCGAGAGCACAGAAGTACTCGATGGCCACGGGGGAGGGACAAGGCCGAAATTGCCTCCGTTCCGGTCGCGGCAGTGGCTGGTGTCCTGGTCGCCGGTGTCGGTGGGCTCTGTGCGGGAACGGCACTGGCGGTACTGGCGAGGAGGTATCGACGCTCGCGCAGCGATTTCCGTCGTCGGCTGAGCCGGTGTACCGAGCTGGCGACGGGAGTCCGGCTGCTGGTCGCCGAACTCCGGGCGGGCGCGCATCCGGCGGTAGCCGCCGAGGGCGCCGCTGCCGATTCCGCCTTCCGAGTGGCGGGGATCTTCGGTGACATGGCCGCGGCAGCTCGGCTCGGCGGTGACGTGGCAAGCACGTTGTCCGGTAGTCACGAAGTAACGGCGGAACTACGCGAGCCCGTCGGGCGGCTGGCGCGCTGCTGGATGCTGGCCGAACGCCACGGCGTCGCGCTGGCGGATCTGCTTGATGCGGTCCGGCGGGATCTCGAACACCGTGCCGCGTTCATGCGCGACGTCGAGGCAAAGATGGCGGGTCCCCGGGCCACGGCACTGGTGTTGGCGGGACTGCCGGTTCTCGGAATCGTGCTGGGCGAGATGGCCGGAGCCGGTCCGGTCGCGGTGCTCACCGGCGGCCCGGTCGGTCAAGGCCTGCTGATGGCAGGCACCGCGCTGCTGTGTACGGGCGTGCTGTGGACCGTCCGACTGACCGAGTCGGTGGTGCAGTCGTGA